A genomic segment from Castor canadensis chromosome 1, mCasCan1.hap1v2, whole genome shotgun sequence encodes:
- the LOC109687510 gene encoding trace amine-associated receptor 8b, which produces MTSNFSQPILQLCYENVNGSCIKTPYSPGPRVVLYMVFGFGAVLAVCGNLLVMISILHFKQLHSPANFLIASLACADFCVGVTVMPFSMVRSVESCWYFGAIFCTIHSCCDAAFCYSSLFHLCFISIDRYIAVTDPLVYPTKLTVSVSGICIGISWILPLVYSAAVFSTGISDDGMENLVIALNCVGGCQIVVNRDWVLVDFLLFFIPTLVMIILYSKIFLVAKQQAIKIETTTGSRKTESSSESYKARVAKRERKAAKTLGVTVVAFMASWLPYTIDSLVDAFMGFITPAYIYEICCWIAYYNSAMNPLIYALFYPWFRKAMKLILSGEVFKNSSSTMSLFSE; this is translated from the coding sequence ATGACCAGCAACTTCTCCCAGCCAATTTTGCAGCTTTGCTATGAGAATGTGAATGGATCATGTATTAAAACTCCTTACTCCCCTGGGCCCCGGGTGGTCCTGTACATGGTGTTTGGCTTTGGGGCTGTGCTGGCTGTGTGTGGGAACCTCCTGGTGATGATCTCCATCCTGCATTTCAAGCAGTTGCATTCTCCCGCCAATTTTCTCATCGCCTCTCTGGCTTGTGCTGACTTCTGTGTGGGAGTGACAGTGATGCCCTTCAGTATGGTCAGGTCTGTGGAGAGCTGCTGGTACTTTGGAGCTATATTTTGCACCATTCACAGTTGCTGTGATGCAGCATTTTGCTACTCTTCTCTCTTCCACCTGTGCTTCATCTCCATTGACAGGTACATTGCTGTCACTGACCCTCTGGTCTATCCCACCAAGCTCACGGTGTCCGTGTCAGGAATTTGCATTGGCATCTCCTGGATCCTGCCCCTGGTGTACAGCGCTGCTGTGTTCTCCACAGGTATCAGTGATGATGGGATGGAAAACTTAGTAATTGCCCTCAATTGTGTAGGTGGCTGTCAAATAGTTGTCAATCGAGATTGGGTTTTGGTAGATTTCCTATTATTCTTCATACCTACTCTTGTTATGATCATTCTTTATAGTAAGATTTTCTTAGTAGCTAAACAGCAAGCTATAAaaattgaaactactacagggagTAGGAAAACAGAATCATCCTCAGAGAGTTATAAAGCCAGGGtggccaaaagagagagaaaagcagctAAGACCCTGGGAGTCACAGTGGTAGCATTTATGGCCTCATGGTTACCTTATACCATTGATTCATTAGTTGATGCTTTTATGGGATTTATCACCCCTGCTTATATTTATGAAATTTGTTGCTGGATTGCCTATTATAACTCAGCCATGAATCCATTgatttatgctttattttatccTTGGTTTAGGAAAGCCATGAAACTTATTTTAAGTGGGGAAGTTTTCAAGAATAGTTCATCTACTATGAGTTTATTTTCAGAATAA